One window of Perca flavescens isolate YP-PL-M2 chromosome 6, PFLA_1.0, whole genome shotgun sequence genomic DNA carries:
- the LOC114557321 gene encoding uncharacterized protein LOC114557321 yields the protein MRSLVFVLLIGAAFATEDDKIVGGYECTPYSQAHTVSLNSGYHFCGGSLVNENWVVSAAHCYKSRVEVRIGEHNIKVTEGNEQFISSSRVIRHPKYSSYNIDNDIMLIKLSKPATLNQYVKPVALPTSCAPAGTMCKVSGWGNTMSSTADGNKLQCLDIPILSKRDCDNSYPGMITESMFCAGYLEGGKDSCQGDSGGPVVCNGQLQGVVSWGYGCAEKNHPGVYAKVCIFKDWLDSTMVSSTHHAVSDHAGVGTITVLVRQNGDFHTLKFIQKHFNTLIYKLLPAVGSRDDPLFVDEGAAAEVVADIERHLPGLRVGWTLVATHNPVIYDASTGDVLRWGRSGQTRKFSMIRKSKDFEDTDKVNRKREERRRWGVGRKGRAQQGLVGYKYEPGCVQVSSDHSLDTMTLLALLLMIGAAAAVPREDGRIIGGQECEPHSRPFMASLNYGYHFCGGVLINNQWVLSVAHCWYNPYAMQIMLGEHDVRVFEGTEQLMKTDNIIWHPSYDYQTLDFDIMLIKLYHPVEVTEAVAPIPLPTACPMAGLPCSVSGWGNTAMNGEVNLPVRLQCLDVPILDHQDCENAYPGMISPRMVCAGYMDGGRDACNGDSGSPLVCAGEVQGLVSWGQGCALPNYPGVYVKLCEFLSWIEDTMAANP from the exons ATGAGGTCTCTGGTCTTCGTTCTGCTCATTGGAGCGGCTT TTGCCACGGAGGATGACAAGATTGTCGGAGGGTATGAGTGCACACCCTACTCCCAGGCCCATACGGTGTCTCTGAACTCTGGCTACCACTTCTGTGGGGGCTCCCTGGTCAACGAGAACTGGGTTGTGTCTGCTGCTCACTGCTACAAATC CCGTGTGGAGGTGCGTATTGGAGAGCACAACATCAAGGTCACCGAGGGAAACGAGCAGTTCATCAGCTCCTCCCGCGTTATCCGCCACCCCAAATACAGCTCCTACAACATCGACAATGACATCATGCTGATCAAGCTGAGCAAGCCCGCCACCCTCAACCAGTACGTGAAGCCCGTGGCTCTGCCCACCAGCTGTGCCCCCGCTGGCACCATGTGCAAAGTCTCCGGCTGGGGCAACACCATGAGCTCCA CTGCTGACGGTAACAAGCTGCAGTGCCTGGACATCCCCATTCTGTCTAAGAGAGACTGTGATAACTCCTACCCTGGCATGATCACTGAGTCCATGTTCTGCGCTGGATACCTGGAGGGAGGCAAAGACTCTTGCCAG ggtgACTCTGGTGGCCCCGTCGTGTGCAACGGTCAGCTGCAGGGTGTCGTGTCCTGGGGCTATGGATGTGCTGAGAAGAACCACCCCGGTGTCTACGCCAAG GTCTGCATCTTCAAAGACTGGCTGGACAGCACCATG GTATCCAGCACACACCATGCGGTCAGTGATCATGCCGGGGTAGGAACCATCACAGTCCTTGTTAGACAGAATGGGGACTTCCACACACTGAAG TTCATACAGAAACATTTCAATACATTAATCTACAAACTTTTGCCAGCAGTGGGCAGCAGAGACGATCCACTGTTCGTTGATGAGGGAGCCGCCGCAGAAGTGGTAGCCGACATTGAGAGACACCTGCCAGGGTTGAGAGTGGGCTGGACACTGGTAGCCACCCACAATCCTGTCATCT ATGACGCAAGCACAGGGGATGTGCTACGATGGGGCAGAAGTGGGCAAACACGAAAATTCAGCATGATAAGAAAGTCGAAAGACTTTGAGGACACAGATAAGGTCAACAGAAAGAGGGAAGAGCGGAGGaggtggggggtggggaggaAGGGCCGAGCACAGCAGGGGCTGGTGGGATATAAATATGAGCCAGGGTGTGTCCAGGTGTCTTCTGATCATTCACTTGACACCATGACACTGCTGGCTCTGCTGCTGATGATTGGAGCTGCTG cggCAGTTCCCCGGGAAGATGGCAGGATCATTGGTGGGCAGGAGTGTGAGCCTCACTCTCGTCCATTCATGGCCTCCCTCAACTATGGTTACCACTTCTGCGGTGGGGTGCTCATCAACAATCAGTGGGTGCTCTCCGTTGCCCACTGTTGGTACAA tcccTATGCCATGCAGATCATGCTGGGAGAACACGATGTGCGAGTGTTTGAAGGTACAGAGCAGCTCATGAAAACTGACAACATCATCTGGCACCCTAG TTATGACTATCAGACTCTGGATTTTGACATCATGCTGATCAAGCTCTACCACCCAGTGGAGGTGACTGAGGCAGTCGCACCCATCCCATTACCCACAGCGTGCCCCATGGCGGGGCTTCCCTGCTCTGTGTCTGGCTGGGGTAACACTGCCATGAATGGCGAGG TGAACTTGCCCGTCCGTCTGCAGTGTTTGGACGTGCCCATACTGGACCACCAGGACTGTGAGAATGCCTATCCTGGCATGATCTCACCCAGGATGGTGTGTGCCGGATACATGGATGGAGGCAGAGATGCATGCAAT GGTGACTCCGGCAGCCCTCTGGTTTGTGCTGGGGAGGTCCAGGGCCTGGTGTCATGGGGTCAGGGATGTGCACTGCCTAACTACCCCGGAGTCTACGTCAAATTGTGTGAGTTCCTCTCCTGGATTGAAGACACCATGGCAGCCAACCCCTGA
- the LOC114556626 gene encoding trypsin-2 yields the protein MKIKNRRKKYQVATEDDKIVGGYECTRHSEPHQVSLNAGYHFCGGSLVNENWVVSAAHCSKSHIEVRMGEHHIGVPEGSEQFISASHIIKHPFFDRFTLENDIMLLKLSEPATLNQYVQPVALPTSCAPAGTMCKVSGWGNTMSSTADSNRLQCLDIPILSDEDCNNSYPGMVDHTMFCAGYLEGGKDSCQGDSGGPVVCNGELQGVVSWGYGCAEKNHPGVYAKVCVQTEWLHNTMASY from the exons ttGCCACGGAGGACGACAAGATTGTGGGTGGGTATGAATGCACGCGCCACTCCGAGCCCCATCAGGTGTCTCTGAATGCTGGGTACCACTTCTGTGGGGGCTCCCTGGTCAATGAGAACTGGGTTGTGTCTGCTGCTCACTGCTCCAAGTC tcataTTGAGGTGCGTATGGGAGAGCACCACATCGGAGTCCCCGAGGGTAGCGAGCAGTTCATTAGTGCTTCCCATATCATTAAACACCCCTTTTTTGACCGCTTCACCCTTGAGAATGACATCATGCTGCTTAAGCTGAGCGAGCCCGCCACCCTTAACCAGTACGTGCAGCCCGTGGCTCTGCCCACCAGCTGTGCCCCTGCTGGCACCATGTGCAAAGTCTCCGGCTGGGGCAACACCATGAGCTCCA ctgctgacaGCAACAGACTGCAGTGTTTGGACATCCCCATCCTGTCTGATGAGGACTGCAACAATTCCTACCCCGGCATGGTCGACCACACCATGTTCTGTGCCGGATACCTGGAAGGAGGCAAGGACTCCTGCCAG GGTGACTCTGGTGGCCCCGTTGTGTGCAACGGTGAGCTGCAGGGTGTTGTGTCCTGGGGCTACGGATGTGCTGAGAAAAATCACCCAGGTGTCTATGCCAAG gtgtgtgtgcagACTGAGTGGCTGCACAACACAATGGCCAGCTATTAA